A genomic window from Synergistaceae bacterium includes:
- the fliD gene encoding flagellar filament capping protein FliD encodes MASMSISGVVSGMDWDSMIDSIIESAAEPAQVQVNKKTNLTRKKSLFEEMKVMVQGIQNSMTSLKLPSTYNAKEIEIERLDSNASYKGVLTATVNADAEVSVHELEVQQIARAQTNRSSQITSSTLGGAGVTDSTLYISAAGQKIGVDVYSTDTLQSLKSRINNTLKTLDTPINVTAYVSDNKLLLRSDYTGTGETSVEETISYSLNGYNKLSDILVDEGNESSLSISGYTQGTDYVVVNTPEGSEIRWNLYEDTDEVKLGDSISATYTFGAGDVFDSSVMDISATKGSSTESTKSVSSLLGFTPKYYENLKIKDSNGAIYTYGKDFTINDSGAVEWLQSETISKKPSGTYTVNYPGAVLKSTNTVTVGTNTSGTIVRDVNMTSNGFYTYAELNEKYNELYGTDIPTVDFTHSNGTTYTYLNPSEGFNIDGYEYGKDYVLRKGGNDILITWSGHSIATLYANNQGIDISDAKYAAIGDTYNLEFVADLTATGDESTDISTLLGTSVDSSDYANLVITDEDGTNYTYGEDFTINSSGVIEWLGTVSYPDAVNPADGTEYSFIYTSAKPITASVTSSQLISGDSYFLYLNADDQANPRGLSYSQFLSDIGGTLTADSVKQNLTVSSTDSSGNTTTYTYGTDFMIDNRGAGYPSIRWLSSNHPESFDVTFTGHTSGVDSGGETLKFDVERSYTDDILSSSSDDIPYYSKFSGGTTTITQGGKTYYEGVDFEVVELDDNDDTTTNRAQIQWLTDTGYEWYLPQSGQNSRYTINLTDSDGTTHSYSGIRDYQDTLDMRDYGFTSVNGAITSVTYQGSSTHTYDLTSTTTDSDGDTPSQNMQDEIGTRYSEGTNGGVKVFNFDWVTPERTANSLPESNAQLTVSYGYDANTFELSDSNDNSLLKALGFLNSSGEYDDDNYTAAQNAKIVLDGTNTIERSSNYIGSSYENEIDELKGVTLTLKGVGTVSLDIAHDAEKAVESIQTFVDGYNDLMTWMNTRMTESQVDEDTAATVDSDDFRMRWGLLHGNALLRQTKSQMRNIVAQNFTFSFTQRVSSEEIYGTMAHNGLKADSTLRLRIGTKYVDVPVYTTDTISDIAARINDPDNYAMRAIFYDDDGNLLEQPLIKANVENDVLAINSTSEDEITMSGTAAMNALKMNYTYKGIYQLGISTTSTDYGKSGELEFDTSKFMEALEDNPTETQNLMMKFAAEMDTWLKSMLTTSASGETKGTLTRQIDDIQTQIDSINEYLENYQERLDRMEESLRSKYAAAEDRIAQLSQKASSIAAILNQLNGTSSSSSSSSSSS; translated from the coding sequence ATGGCATCTATGAGCATTTCGGGTGTAGTTTCCGGGATGGACTGGGACAGCATGATAGACTCAATAATCGAATCAGCCGCAGAGCCCGCGCAGGTTCAAGTCAACAAGAAAACTAATTTAACCCGCAAAAAAAGTTTGTTCGAAGAAATGAAGGTCATGGTGCAGGGTATACAAAACTCTATGACTTCATTAAAATTGCCATCGACCTATAACGCTAAAGAAATCGAAATTGAACGCCTTGACTCGAACGCTTCATATAAGGGCGTATTAACAGCAACAGTAAACGCAGATGCAGAAGTCAGCGTACATGAATTAGAAGTCCAGCAAATTGCACGCGCTCAGACAAATAGATCAAGTCAAATAACAAGTTCAACATTAGGCGGCGCAGGAGTTACGGACTCGACTCTATATATTTCGGCAGCAGGACAGAAAATCGGCGTTGATGTTTATTCGACAGATACGCTTCAATCTCTGAAATCGCGAATCAATAACACGTTAAAGACTCTTGACACACCCATTAATGTTACTGCTTATGTGTCAGATAATAAATTACTTTTGCGCAGTGATTACACCGGCACGGGCGAGACTTCCGTTGAAGAGACAATCTCTTACAGCTTAAACGGGTATAATAAATTATCTGATATTCTCGTCGATGAAGGCAACGAAAGCAGTTTATCAATAAGCGGCTACACTCAGGGCACTGATTATGTAGTAGTTAATACTCCTGAAGGCAGCGAAATAAGATGGAACTTGTACGAGGACACCGACGAAGTAAAGCTCGGCGATAGTATTTCTGCGACATATACATTTGGGGCGGGAGACGTTTTTGACTCGTCCGTAATGGATATAAGCGCGACTAAAGGTTCAAGCACTGAAAGCACAAAAAGTGTATCGAGTCTGCTGGGATTTACTCCGAAATATTATGAGAATCTCAAGATAAAAGATTCTAACGGTGCAATTTACACTTACGGCAAGGACTTTACTATTAATGACAGCGGCGCAGTTGAATGGCTGCAATCTGAGACTATATCAAAGAAACCTTCAGGAACTTACACGGTAAATTATCCCGGAGCAGTGCTGAAATCAACTAATACAGTAACTGTAGGCACAAACACAAGCGGCACAATTGTAAGAGATGTAAACATGACAAGCAACGGATTTTACACTTATGCAGAGCTTAACGAAAAATATAATGAGCTTTACGGCACGGATATTCCTACAGTTGATTTTACTCACAGCAACGGAACTACTTATACATATCTTAATCCTTCTGAAGGTTTTAACATTGACGGCTATGAATATGGCAAGGATTACGTTCTAAGAAAGGGCGGAAATGATATTTTAATCACATGGTCAGGCCATAGCATAGCAACACTTTACGCAAATAATCAGGGAATCGACATAAGCGACGCAAAATATGCAGCTATCGGAGATACTTATAATCTTGAGTTTGTCGCAGATTTAACAGCAACAGGCGACGAAAGCACAGACATATCGACTCTTTTAGGGACTTCTGTAGACTCGAGCGATTATGCAAATCTTGTTATCACTGACGAGGACGGCACAAATTACACTTACGGCGAAGACTTCACTATCAATAGCAGCGGTGTAATTGAGTGGCTCGGTACTGTTTCATATCCAGACGCAGTAAACCCCGCCGACGGTACAGAATATTCATTTATTTACACGAGCGCAAAGCCCATTACAGCAAGTGTAACAAGTTCGCAGTTAATAAGCGGTGATTCTTACTTTCTTTATTTAAATGCGGACGATCAAGCCAACCCAAGAGGTTTAAGCTACTCTCAATTTCTCAGCGACATTGGCGGCACTCTTACTGCTGACTCTGTAAAGCAAAATTTAACCGTCTCAAGCACCGATTCAAGCGGCAATACAACTACATACACATATGGAACAGATTTCATGATTGATAACAGAGGCGCGGGCTATCCTTCTATAAGATGGCTTAGTTCAAATCATCCGGAATCTTTTGACGTAACTTTTACCGGCCATACTTCAGGCGTTGACAGCGGCGGAGAGACTCTAAAATTTGATGTTGAACGTTCATACACTGATGATATATTATCGTCTTCAAGTGATGACATACCATATTACTCGAAATTTTCAGGCGGTACTACAACAATCACTCAAGGCGGAAAAACTTATTATGAAGGCGTTGACTTTGAAGTCGTAGAACTCGATGATAATGACGACACAACAACTAACCGCGCACAAATTCAATGGCTCACTGATACGGGCTATGAATGGTATCTGCCTCAGTCCGGGCAAAATTCGCGCTACACAATAAATTTAACTGACTCAGACGGCACGACTCACTCTTATTCAGGCATTAGAGATTATCAAGATACACTTGACATGCGCGACTACGGTTTTACGAGCGTCAACGGTGCAATCACGTCCGTAACTTATCAGGGCAGCAGCACTCATACTTATGACTTAACTAGCACGACAACTGACTCAGACGGCGACACACCATCGCAAAATATGCAGGACGAAATCGGGACTCGTTACAGCGAAGGCACTAACGGAGGCGTAAAAGTCTTTAATTTCGACTGGGTAACACCGGAAAGAACTGCTAACTCTTTACCCGAAAGCAACGCTCAATTAACAGTCAGTTACGGCTACGATGCTAACACTTTTGAATTAAGCGACTCAAACGATAATAGCTTATTGAAGGCTTTGGGCTTCCTAAATTCAAGCGGGGAATACGACGACGACAATTACACAGCCGCCCAGAATGCAAAAATAGTTCTCGACGGGACAAATACTATTGAGCGTTCATCAAATTATATCGGCTCATCCTACGAAAACGAAATCGACGAGCTTAAGGGCGTAACTTTGACTCTAAAAGGTGTCGGCACTGTATCGCTTGATATTGCACATGACGCAGAGAAAGCAGTCGAGTCGATTCAAACATTTGTTGACGGCTACAATGATTTAATGACTTGGATGAATACGAGAATGACAGAGAGTCAAGTCGACGAGGACACAGCAGCAACAGTTGACTCCGACGATTTCAGAATGAGATGGGGACTCTTGCACGGAAACGCTTTATTACGTCAGACGAAGAGTCAAATGCGTAATATAGTCGCGCAAAATTTCACGTTCTCATTCACCCAGCGTGTAAGCTCTGAAGAAATTTACGGGACAATGGCTCATAACGGATTGAAAGCTGACTCGACTCTAAGACTTAGAATCGGCACAAAATATGTTGATGTACCTGTTTATACAACTGACACGATAAGCGACATAGCAGCCCGAATCAATGACCCTGACAATTACGCAATGAGAGCAATTTTTTACGACGATGACGGGAATTTATTAGAGCAGCCGTTAATCAAAGCTAATGTCGAGAATGACGTGTTAGCAATTAATTCAACTTCTGAAGACGAAATAACAATGTCAGGCACAGCAGCAATGAACGCCCTTAAAATGAATTACACCTACAAAGGCATTTATCAGCTTGGAATCTCGACAACTTCAACCGATTACGGCAAAAGCGGCGAACTTGAATTTGACACAAGTAAATTTATGGAAGCTCTTGAAGATAACCCGACAGAGACTCAAAATTTGATGATGAAATTTGCTGCTGAGATGGACACGTGGCTAAAATCAATGCTGACAACTTCTGCGAGCGGAGAAACAAAAGGCACATTAACGCGCCAAATCGACGACATTCAGACACAAATTGACTCAATTAATGAATATCTCGAAAACTATCAAGAAAGACTCGATCGCATGGAAGAGTCATTACGTTCAAAGTATGCAGCAGCCGAAGACAGAATCGCCCAATTATCGCAGAAAGCAAGTTCAATAGCAGCAATCTTGAATCAGCTTAACGGCACAAGCTCAAGTTCTAGCAGCAGTTCATCAAGTTCATAA
- the lysA gene encoding diaminopimelate decarboxylase: MANLKWGGVNCLELANKFGTPLYVFDSGIIKARCKELRETFIDRWENVRVRYASKAFLTRSMAKLIELEGLGLDVVSLGELYTALSANFPPERIEMNGNAKSHEEISLCVKSGVGRIIVDHPDELSIIEHYAKEYGRVQKILIRVAPGVDAHTHAYIATGQTGSKFGFPLDGDMLTDAIKYAMNSKYINLRGLHFHVGSQLFEVDDYLKSLDVIINLMKNLQDSINFTTHELNIGGGFGAVINPAIPAMKSEFYTDKIMNLLHEKCKLYNLEIPRTVIEPGRWIISESGITLYQVENVKILDGLTYIAVNGGMADNPRYALYQAEYNAVRVKDFDSPASYKDSQVSIVGKCCESGDILIENAKIQEVKAGDIIALYNTGAYTFSMSSTYNKLQRPAVVFVENGNAKLIVERQTLEDITRGDLLIN, encoded by the coding sequence TTGGCTAATTTAAAATGGGGTGGCGTTAACTGTCTCGAACTCGCAAATAAATTCGGTACTCCTTTATACGTCTTTGACTCCGGAATAATCAAAGCACGCTGCAAGGAACTTCGCGAAACTTTTATAGACCGCTGGGAAAATGTGAGAGTCCGTTACGCAAGCAAAGCATTCTTGACACGTTCAATGGCAAAATTAATCGAGCTTGAGGGACTTGGCCTCGATGTTGTCTCATTGGGTGAATTATATACGGCCTTGAGCGCAAATTTTCCCCCTGAAAGAATCGAAATGAACGGCAACGCAAAGAGTCACGAAGAAATTTCTTTATGTGTCAAATCTGGAGTAGGCCGCATAATAGTTGACCATCCAGACGAATTAAGCATAATCGAGCATTACGCAAAAGAATACGGGCGCGTTCAGAAAATTTTAATCCGCGTTGCACCAGGAGTCGACGCTCACACTCACGCATATATCGCAACAGGCCAGACGGGAAGCAAATTCGGTTTTCCTCTTGACGGCGATATGCTCACCGACGCAATTAAATACGCAATGAACAGCAAATATATAAATCTTAGGGGACTTCATTTTCACGTAGGGTCGCAATTATTTGAAGTCGACGATTATTTGAAATCTCTTGACGTAATTATAAATCTCATGAAAAATTTGCAGGACTCAATAAATTTTACGACTCATGAACTAAATATCGGCGGAGGCTTCGGAGCTGTCATTAATCCCGCAATACCCGCTATGAAATCAGAATTTTACACGGACAAAATTATGAATCTTCTGCACGAAAAATGTAAATTATATAATCTCGAAATCCCCCGCACAGTAATCGAGCCCGGCCGCTGGATAATTTCTGAGTCCGGGATAACTCTTTATCAGGTCGAGAACGTAAAAATTTTAGACGGACTCACTTATATTGCAGTAAACGGAGGAATGGCCGATAATCCGAGATACGCGCTTTATCAGGCAGAATATAACGCAGTCAGAGTGAAAGATTTTGACTCCCCGGCAAGTTATAAAGACTCTCAGGTCTCAATTGTCGGAAAATGCTGCGAGTCCGGCGATATTTTAATCGAGAATGCAAAGATTCAGGAAGTCAAAGCGGGCGACATTATTGCACTTTACAACACGGGCGCATATACCTTCAGCATGTCGAGCACATATAATAAATTACAGCGTCCTGCGGTTGTGTTCGTCGAGAATGGGAACGCAAAATTAATTGTCGAACGTCAGACTCTCGAAGATATTACGCGGGGGGATCTGCTCATAAATTAA